The sequence GAGGTGGTAGCAGGACAGGTGCTGCGGGGCGAGGGCGATGGCGGTGCGCAGGTCGGCGGCGAGGTGGTCCATGCTCTGGCCGGGCAGGGCGTACATCAGGTCGAAGTTCACCGACTCGAAATGGGTCAGCGCCAGTTCGGCGGCCTTGTGCGCTTCGGCGCCGGCATGGATGCGGCCCAGCGCACGCAGATAGCGGTCTTCAAAGCTCTGGATGCCCAGCGACAGGCGGTTGACCCCGGCGGCGCGGTAGCCAGCGAAGCGCTCGGCCTCGACGGTGCCGGGGTTGGCCTCCAGCGTGATCTCGGCCAGCGGGTCGAGCGGCAGCAGCATGCGCACCGCGGTAAGCAGGCGGTCGAGCCCCCCGGCGCTGATCAGGCTGGGGGTGCCGCCACCGATGAAGATGCTCAGCACGCGCCGGCCCCATACCTCCGGCAGGGCGGCTTCGAGGTCGGCAATGAGGGCGTCGATGTAGGCCGCTTCGGGGATGCCGCCTTGCTGCACCGCATGTGAGTTGAAGTCGCAGTAGGGGCACTTCTTCACGCACCACGGGTAGTGGATGTACAGCGACAGCGGCGGCGGGGCGCTCAGCTGCGGCGTGGCCGGCGGGGTGGGGCGTTGCGGGCGCAGCGGGATGACGCGGCGTTCGCTCACGATTGCGCCTGCAGCACCTGGATGCGCTCGAGCAGGTGACGGCAGGCGTTGCCGCGGTGGCTGAGCATGTTCTTCAGCGCCGGGTCGAGCTCGGCGGCGGTCTGCTGCAGGTCGTCGAGCCAGAACAGCGGGTCGTAGCCGAAGCCTTGCTGGCCGCGCGGGGCGTCGAGGATCTGGCCGTGCCACTCGCCTTCGGCGACGATCGGTTGCGGGTCGTCGGCGCTGCGCACCAGGGCCAGCACGCAGACGAAGCGGGCGCGGCGGTCGTCCTGGCCGGCCAGGTCGGCGATCAGGCGCTCGTTGTTGCGCGCGTCGGATTTCGGCTCGCCGGCATAGCGGGCCGAGTGGATGCCGGGGGCGCCGCCGAGGGCCTCGACGCACAGGCCGGAGTCGTCGGCCAGCGCCGGCAGTCCGGTGTGGCGGGCGGCGTGGCGGGCCTTGCCGAGGGCGTTTTCCACAAAGGTGGGGTAGGGCTCGTCGGCCTCGGGCACGTCAAAGTCTGATTGCGGGCGCACGGTGATGCCCAGCGGCGCCAGCAGCGCGGCGAATTCGCGCAGCTTGCCGGCGTTGCCGCTGGCCATGACGATGGTGTCGAACATGTTCAGTCCTGTGCCAGCGCGTCGCGCTGGAGCGCGTTGAGTTCGGCAATGCCGGTGGCGGCCAGGTCGAGCAGGGCGTCGAGTTCGGCGCGGGTGAAGGCGCGGCCTTCGGCGGTGCCCTGCACTTCGACGAAATGGCCGCTGGCGGTCATCACCACGTTCATGTCGGTGTCGCAGGCCGAGTCTTCGGGGTAGTCGAGGTCGAGCACCGGGACGCCGTCGACGATACCGACCGATACGGCGGCGACGAGTTCGCGCATCGGGTTGGCGGCGAGCAGGCCGCGGCGTACCAGGCCGTCGAGCGCCTCATGCACGGCGACGCAGGCGCCGGTGATGGCGGCGGTGCGGGTGCCGCCGTCGGCCTGCAGCACATCGCAGTCGATGATCACCTGGCGCTCGCCGAGGGCGTCCATGTCCACCACCGCGCGCAGGCTGCGGCCGATCAGGCGCTGGATCTCCTGGGTGCGGCCGCTCTGCTTGCCGCGGGCGGCCTCGCGGGCGCCGCGGGTGTGGGTGGCGCGCGGCAGCATGCCGTATTCGGCGGTCAGCCAGCCGGTGCCCTTGCCGCGCAGGAAGCCGGGGACGGACTCTTCGACGCTGGCGGTGCACAGCACGCGGGTGTCACCGAATTCGATCAGCACCGAGCCTTCGGCGTGTTTGGTGAAGCCGCGGGTGATGCGGATGGGGCGGAGTTGATGGGGCTGACGCTGGCTGGGACGCATGAGGCAAATCCTGTGTGAAATGGGTGAGGCGGCCGACGGCGGCACTGGCGCGCACGCCGGCTGCCGGTGGACTGCGCCGGCCTCAGTCCTTGGAAAATTTCTTGATGGCGACGTTGATTTCGGAGATCGCCTGTTCGATCTCGTCGTCGGTCAGATCCTGGGCGCCGCTGCCGGCGGTGCGCTCGAAGCTTTCCATCTGGGTGGTGAAGCTGCTGATCGCCATGGTCTGGGTCGATACCGTGTCGGGCAGCGTCTCGGCGTAATCCTGCTGCCACAGCAGGCCGATCATCGACAGGTTGTCGGCATGTGGCCCGCCGAGCGATTCGGCCTCGTCGAGCAGTTTGGGGATGGCCTTCATGACGCTCTTGCCACCGGCGAGGCGGGCGGCCAGGGCATCGTTGCCCACCGGCCCCCAGGCGCCGTCGGTGCACAGCGCGATGATATCGCCCGAATACAGCGGCGTGGGCCGCGAGAATTCGACCTGCGGCGAATGGTTGCCGCCGAGGCAGCTGTAGATGCGGTTGCGCCCGGGGTGCACGGCGGCGCCGTCGGCATCGATCAGGCCCTGGTCGAGCATCAGCTGCACACGCGAGTGGTCGCGCGTCTGCATCTCGATCTGGCCGTCGCGGATCAGGTACAGGCGTGAGTCGCCGGCGTGCGCCCAGTGGGCCAGACCGTTCTGGATCAGACAGGCCACCACCGTGGTGCGTGGCGCCTCGGGCAGGTATTTGTCGAAGGCGTAGTCGAGGATGGCATGGTGGGCGTTGGTCATCACCTGCGACAGGAACAGCACCGGATCGCCGACCAGCGGCTGCGCCTCGCGCTGGAAGGCCTGGGTGATGTACTGCACCGCGATCTGCGCAGCCACTTCGCCATGCAAATGCCCGCCCATGCCGTCGGCGATGACCATCAGCAAGGCGTCGCGCGAGTAACAGTAGGCGATGCGGTCCTGGTTGGACGCGCGCTTGCCGATGCGGCTTTCCTGGTAAATGGTGAATTTCATGTGCGACCAATGAAGGTTTTGAGCCGGCTCCCCACATCGGAGAACCAGGAGGCCGGCATGGCCTCGTCGGGCCCGCGCTGGACCAGTGCCTTCTGTAAAGCGTAGACGCTCTGGGGGCGGGCGAGGGGGTCGAGATTCAGACACCAGTCGATGGTCTCGAGCAACTGTTCGCTGTGGCGGCCGGCAAAGGCCTTGGCCGCGGGCGTGTAGGTATCCTTGGTGGCCCGCTCGTCGGAGCGCGGCGGGGCGCTGCCGGCGAGGCAGGCATACATGCTGGCCCCGACGCTATAGATGTCGCTCCAGGGGCCCAGCGCTTCGCGGCTGGCGAATTGTTCGGGCGAGGCGAAACCGGGTGTGTACATGGGCTTGAGCATGGGTTGGCCGGTCATCAGCGTCTGGCGCGCGGCGCCGAAGTCGAGCAGCACCGGCGTGCCGTCGAGGCGCAGGTAGATGTTCGACGGCTTGATGTCCAGGTGCAGCAGCTTGTGGGCGTGCACCTCGCGCAGGCCGTTGAGCATGCGGGTGAACACCCCGCGCAGGAAACGCTCGCGCAGCACGTTGCGGTGCTTGTTGACGTATTCGTGCAGGGTCCGGCCGCGCTCGAACTGCATCACCATGTACACCGTGCCATTGGCACGGAAGAAGTTGAGCACCCGCACCACGTTCGGGTGCATCAGCTTGGCCAGCGCCCGGCCTTCCTCGAAGAAGCACTTCATGCCGTAGCGGAAGGCCGGTTCATGGTCGGGCGACACCTTGGGCTCGACCTCGCCCTCGCCGCGCAGGGCCAGCGAATTGGGCAGGTATTCCTTGATCGCCACTGGCGTCCCCTCGGTGTCATAGGCCAGGTAGACGATGGAAAAGCCCCCCAGCGACAGTTGCCGCTCGATGCGGTACTGGTCGAGCTGGAAACCGGAAGGCAGTGCCTGATTGACTTGAGGGGGCATGAAGGGGCGGCTAGTATTCCGTTTTCACAGCATTTTCTTGCGTGCCACGGGCAGTGTAAAGCGCACCGGCCCCGGCACCGGAGACTCGAATGATACTCAGTATGACCGGCTTTGCGGTCCAGCATCGCGAACTGGGCAGCGTCAGCCTGCACATCGAACTGCGCAGCGTCAATTCCCGCTTCCTCGACCTGAGCTTCCGCCTCGGCGATGACGTGCGGCTGGCCGAGCCGGCGCTGCGCGAGATGCTCACCGCACGGCTGAATCGCGGCAAGGTCGAGTGCCGCCTTTACCTGCAGAAGAACGATGCCGCCAGCGTGGCCGAGATGTCACTTAACGGCGCCTTGCTGCAGCAACTGAAGGCCGCCCAGACCCAGGCGCAGGCGGTGTTCCCGCAAGCCAAGGCCTTGTCGGTGGGCGAGCTGCTGCGCTGGCCGGGCATGCTCGCCGACGACAGCCTGGCTTTCGACGAGCTGATGCCGGTGGTGCGCGAGATGGCTGAAGCAGCCATCGATGAATTCCTCGCCAGCCGCCAGCGCGAAGGCGCCAAGCTGGCGGCCATCATCGGCGACCGGGTCGAGGGCATGCGTGCGCTGGTCGAGCGCGCCAAGCCGCAGATGCCGCAGCTGGTCGCGGCCTACCAGAGCAAGCTCACAGAACGCCTGCGCGAGGCCGTCGCCACGCTGGACGAAGACCGCATCCGCCAGGAGGTGGCGCTGTTCGCCCAGCGCATCGACGTGGACGAAGAGCTCGACCGCCTGCGCACCCATCTCGACGAAGTCGGTCGCATCCTCAAGAAGGGCGGCATCTCGGGCAAGCGGCTGGATTTCCTGATGCAGGAACTCAACCGCGAAGCCAACACCCTCGCCTCCAAGAGCGCCGCCACCGACGTGACCGCCGTGGCCATGGAGATGAAGGTGCTGATCGAGCAGATGCGCGAGCAGGTGCAAAACATCGAATGATCGCCGATGCTCCGCGCACACAAAAAAACCCGCGTCTGGCGGGTTTTTTTGCGTCTGGGGTGTGGGCTTACTGTCCGGCCGTGCGCAACTTGGCGAGCAGCTTCTCGGACCGCTTGGGCGGGCCGTAGACCAGGTCGAGCAGGAGCGCGATCGGAATCGGCAACGGTCGTCCGCTTTCGTAACGACTGCCGGCCGACTGGGTTACGCCGATCGGCGCCCAGAACTCTGACTGGCTCATCTTGCGTTTCTTGCGCCAGTCCAGCAGTTGCTCGGCGCTCGGGGATTGGGCTTTGTGTCGCTGGGGCATGGCTAGTCCAAAAGTATTAGTTTTTGATGCGTAGCCGCACTTT comes from Denitromonas sp. and encodes:
- a CDS encoding serine/threonine-protein kinase; protein product: MPPQVNQALPSGFQLDQYRIERQLSLGGFSIVYLAYDTEGTPVAIKEYLPNSLALRGEGEVEPKVSPDHEPAFRYGMKCFFEEGRALAKLMHPNVVRVLNFFRANGTVYMVMQFERGRTLHEYVNKHRNVLRERFLRGVFTRMLNGLREVHAHKLLHLDIKPSNIYLRLDGTPVLLDFGAARQTLMTGQPMLKPMYTPGFASPEQFASREALGPWSDIYSVGASMYACLAGSAPPRSDERATKDTYTPAAKAFAGRHSEQLLETIDWCLNLDPLARPQSVYALQKALVQRGPDEAMPASWFSDVGSRLKTFIGRT
- the hemW gene encoding radical SAM family heme chaperone HemW; protein product: MSERRVIPLRPQRPTPPATPQLSAPPPLSLYIHYPWCVKKCPYCDFNSHAVQQGGIPEAAYIDALIADLEAALPEVWGRRVLSIFIGGGTPSLISAGGLDRLLTAVRMLLPLDPLAEITLEANPGTVEAERFAGYRAAGVNRLSLGIQSFEDRYLRALGRIHAGAEAHKAAELALTHFESVNFDLMYALPGQSMDHLAADLRTAIALAPQHLSCYHLTLEPNTPFHHNPPAKLPDGDLAADMQQLVETTLAEAGYQHYETSAFAQPGKRCRHNLNYWTFGDYLGIGAGAHSKLSSHTGIVRQMRHKHPGAYLAAHGKGDFVQTEQGIGVADLPFEFMMNGLRLIDGIPADLMEARTGIALDVIEARLIAARDRGLLETTGDSLRPTPQGQRFLNDLLEMFLD
- a CDS encoding helix-turn-helix transcriptional regulator; this translates as MPQRHKAQSPSAEQLLDWRKKRKMSQSEFWAPIGVTQSAGSRYESGRPLPIPIALLLDLVYGPPKRSEKLLAKLRTAGQ
- a CDS encoding PP2C family protein-serine/threonine phosphatase, whose translation is MKFTIYQESRIGKRASNQDRIAYCYSRDALLMVIADGMGGHLHGEVAAQIAVQYITQAFQREAQPLVGDPVLFLSQVMTNAHHAILDYAFDKYLPEAPRTTVVACLIQNGLAHWAHAGDSRLYLIRDGQIEMQTRDHSRVQLMLDQGLIDADGAAVHPGRNRIYSCLGGNHSPQVEFSRPTPLYSGDIIALCTDGAWGPVGNDALAARLAGGKSVMKAIPKLLDEAESLGGPHADNLSMIGLLWQQDYAETLPDTVSTQTMAISSFTTQMESFERTAGSGAQDLTDDEIEQAISEINVAIKKFSKD
- the rdgB gene encoding RdgB/HAM1 family non-canonical purine NTP pyrophosphatase encodes the protein MFDTIVMASGNAGKLREFAALLAPLGITVRPQSDFDVPEADEPYPTFVENALGKARHAARHTGLPALADDSGLCVEALGGAPGIHSARYAGEPKSDARNNERLIADLAGQDDRRARFVCVLALVRSADDPQPIVAEGEWHGQILDAPRGQQGFGYDPLFWLDDLQQTAAELDPALKNMLSHRGNACRHLLERIQVLQAQS
- a CDS encoding YicC/YloC family endoribonuclease is translated as MILSMTGFAVQHRELGSVSLHIELRSVNSRFLDLSFRLGDDVRLAEPALREMLTARLNRGKVECRLYLQKNDAASVAEMSLNGALLQQLKAAQTQAQAVFPQAKALSVGELLRWPGMLADDSLAFDELMPVVREMAEAAIDEFLASRQREGAKLAAIIGDRVEGMRALVERAKPQMPQLVAAYQSKLTERLREAVATLDEDRIRQEVALFAQRIDVDEELDRLRTHLDEVGRILKKGGISGKRLDFLMQELNREANTLASKSAATDVTAVAMEMKVLIEQMREQVQNIE
- the rph gene encoding ribonuclease PH, translating into MRPSQRQPHQLRPIRITRGFTKHAEGSVLIEFGDTRVLCTASVEESVPGFLRGKGTGWLTAEYGMLPRATHTRGAREAARGKQSGRTQEIQRLIGRSLRAVVDMDALGERQVIIDCDVLQADGGTRTAAITGACVAVHEALDGLVRRGLLAANPMRELVAAVSVGIVDGVPVLDLDYPEDSACDTDMNVVMTASGHFVEVQGTAEGRAFTRAELDALLDLAATGIAELNALQRDALAQD